A single genomic interval of Eleutherodactylus coqui strain aEleCoq1 chromosome 3, aEleCoq1.hap1, whole genome shotgun sequence harbors:
- the MRPL37 gene encoding large ribosomal subunit protein mL37 isoform X1: MAASMLTRSALPQRPGVRYLSVTASRSRKQKRYEHPPRREPMEIPGLERITFGDLGYFVPGLARPSFTKYKMDWNPLYYHSPPAQEMALYKERPSYVFSPKCRLLGGVKQALWLTKSKLLEGLPQRIASLCEDPAHTFPNHEELVHYAISNACLWSTTEEMREREEYCPKLLQSLLQLCRTQSCTYPALSQRAFVNRWQLATSWHKDSTIYHVRGTNGSLMSTKTPLEPLASSSEIQDTEPHVLESLYPLSPAIDLQEVNVYEEKDSLGFKDGFPYPHLHTVYLTDPCSTRAQFLPDQLRAKMIMIAFGGAVAKARLLFGKDVKTLPQPVVVQSVGTDGQLFHFMVLQLNTLDFESNDGIKNLVWMDADQELYESVAFKPLIKRKVVLVPEGVTGFRPETFVKFWAMYLHGAV; encoded by the exons ATGGcggcctccatgctcacccgctCCGCTCTGCCCCAGAGACCGGGTGTCCGGTACCTGAGCGTCACCGCCAGCCGCAGCAGGAAGCAGAAGCGCTATGAGCACCCGCCGAGGAGGGAGCCGATGGAGATCCCGGGCCTAGAGCGGATCACCTTCGGCGACCTCGGCTACTTCGTCCCCGGGCTGGCGCGGCCGAGCTTCACCAAGTACAAGATGGACTGGAACCCCTTGTATTACCATTCCCCGCCCGCCCAGGAGATGGCGCTGTACAAGGAGCGGCCGTCCTACGTCTTCAGCCCCAAGTGCCGGCTGCTGGGAG GGGTGAAGCAGGCACTATGGCTGACAAAGTCCAAGTTACTTGAAGGCTTACCGCAGAGGATAGCGAGTCTGTGCGAAGACCCGGCCCATACATTCCCCAACCATGAAGAACTGGTGCACTATGCCATATCCAATGCCTGCCTGTGGagcaccactgaggagatgagGGAGAGAGAAGAGTACTG TCCAAAACTGCTACAAAGCCTCCTGCAATTGTGCCGAACACAGTCCTGTACGTATCCTGCGCTTTCACAGAGGGCATTTGTGAATAGATGGCAGTTGGCAACTTCTTGGCATAAGG ACTCTACTATTTACCATGTGAGAGGTACTAACGGCTCCCTGATGAGCACCAAGACCCCGCTAGAACCTCTGGCTTCCTCCAGTGAAATCCAAGACACTGAGCCGCACGTCTTGGAATCCCTCTATCCGCTGTCTCCTGCTATCGATCTACAAGAAGTGAACGTGTACGAGGAGAAGGACTCTCTAG GTTTTAAGGACGGGTTCCCGTATCCCCACCTGCACACTGTATACCTCACCGATCCATGTAGCACCAGAGCACAATTCCTTCCAGACCAGCTGAGGGCTAAAATGATTATGATCGCTTTTGGGGGTGCTGTAGCCAAAGCACGGCTCCTCTTTGGG AAGGATGTGAAGACTTTGCCACAGCCCGTTGTAGTGCAGAGCGTCGGCACGGACGGCCAGTTGTTCCATTTCATGGTGCTGCAGCTCAATACTTTGGATTTCGAATCGAACGATGGCATTAAGAACCTCGTCTGGATGGACGCAGACCAAGAACTATATGAGAGCGTGGCGTTTAAGCCACTCATTAAAAGGAAAGTGGTTCTG GTACCTGAGGGCGTCACGGGTTTCAGGCCAGAAACCTTTGTTAAATTCTGGGCTATGTACCTGCATGGAGCCGTCTAA
- the MRPL37 gene encoding large ribosomal subunit protein mL37 isoform X2, with the protein MAASMLTRSALPQRPGVRYLSVTASRSRKQKRYEHPPRREPMEIPGLERITFGDLGYFVPGLARPSFTKYKMDWNPLYYHSPPAQEMALYKERPSYVFSPKCRLLGGVKQALWLTKSKLLEGLPQRIASLCEDPAHTFPNHEELVHYAISNACLWSTTEEMREREEYCPKLLQSLLQLCRTQSCTYPALSQRAFVNRWQLATSWHKDSTIYHVRGTNGSLMSTKTPLEPLASSSEIQDTEPHVLESLYPLSPAIDLQEVNVYEEKDSLGFKDGFPYPHLHTVYLTDPCSTRAQFLPDQLRAKMIMIAFGGAVAKARLLFGDVKTLPQPVVVQSVGTDGQLFHFMVLQLNTLDFESNDGIKNLVWMDADQELYESVAFKPLIKRKVVLVPEGVTGFRPETFVKFWAMYLHGAV; encoded by the exons ATGGcggcctccatgctcacccgctCCGCTCTGCCCCAGAGACCGGGTGTCCGGTACCTGAGCGTCACCGCCAGCCGCAGCAGGAAGCAGAAGCGCTATGAGCACCCGCCGAGGAGGGAGCCGATGGAGATCCCGGGCCTAGAGCGGATCACCTTCGGCGACCTCGGCTACTTCGTCCCCGGGCTGGCGCGGCCGAGCTTCACCAAGTACAAGATGGACTGGAACCCCTTGTATTACCATTCCCCGCCCGCCCAGGAGATGGCGCTGTACAAGGAGCGGCCGTCCTACGTCTTCAGCCCCAAGTGCCGGCTGCTGGGAG GGGTGAAGCAGGCACTATGGCTGACAAAGTCCAAGTTACTTGAAGGCTTACCGCAGAGGATAGCGAGTCTGTGCGAAGACCCGGCCCATACATTCCCCAACCATGAAGAACTGGTGCACTATGCCATATCCAATGCCTGCCTGTGGagcaccactgaggagatgagGGAGAGAGAAGAGTACTG TCCAAAACTGCTACAAAGCCTCCTGCAATTGTGCCGAACACAGTCCTGTACGTATCCTGCGCTTTCACAGAGGGCATTTGTGAATAGATGGCAGTTGGCAACTTCTTGGCATAAGG ACTCTACTATTTACCATGTGAGAGGTACTAACGGCTCCCTGATGAGCACCAAGACCCCGCTAGAACCTCTGGCTTCCTCCAGTGAAATCCAAGACACTGAGCCGCACGTCTTGGAATCCCTCTATCCGCTGTCTCCTGCTATCGATCTACAAGAAGTGAACGTGTACGAGGAGAAGGACTCTCTAG GTTTTAAGGACGGGTTCCCGTATCCCCACCTGCACACTGTATACCTCACCGATCCATGTAGCACCAGAGCACAATTCCTTCCAGACCAGCTGAGGGCTAAAATGATTATGATCGCTTTTGGGGGTGCTGTAGCCAAAGCACGGCTCCTCTTTGGG GATGTGAAGACTTTGCCACAGCCCGTTGTAGTGCAGAGCGTCGGCACGGACGGCCAGTTGTTCCATTTCATGGTGCTGCAGCTCAATACTTTGGATTTCGAATCGAACGATGGCATTAAGAACCTCGTCTGGATGGACGCAGACCAAGAACTATATGAGAGCGTGGCGTTTAAGCCACTCATTAAAAGGAAAGTGGTTCTG GTACCTGAGGGCGTCACGGGTTTCAGGCCAGAAACCTTTGTTAAATTCTGGGCTATGTACCTGCATGGAGCCGTCTAA